In Candidatus Hydrogenedentota bacterium, the sequence TGGATGCGATCGCCGCGTTGCAGGTTGCCGTTGGCAAGCTGTCCCTGACCGATTGCCGGTTGCAGTCGGGCGATCTGAACGGCGATGGTGCCATCAACAGCGCGGATGCCACCATGCTGCAGCGATTGGGCGCGGCGCTGCCCATCAATCCGCAGTCCTCCGGAAAAGCCGACACATCGGATCCAGCCTTGTTGAGCAATATTCTCCAAGGCACGGAATCCGTGTCGGTTTCCATGGAATCCGTGCAAGGCATTGTCGGGGAAAACGTGGAAGCGATGGTATCCATGGACAATCCGCTTGGCCTTGCCGGTTTCGACCTTCGGGTGTCCTATCCGCCGGAACTGAGTTTCATCGAGGCCGTTCCCGGATCGGTCGGAGCGGGTGCGCCGATGGAAGTCAAGGACGAAGCCGGACATGTGAATATCAGCCTCTCCCGAAGGGATGCCGTCCTTGCGGCGAAAGCCGGCGGCACGGCCTTGGTCACCTTGCGCTTCCGCGTCGAGGCGAAGCCCACGAACGGCATGGCGGCGCTGGGCATCGAAAAATGCGTCTTGAACGGACAATACGGCGACACGTTCGCTTCCTATACCCAGGTGAAGGCCAACGGGACGAATGTCGCTGTTACAAACGGCGACGATCCGGTTTGCTGTTTCAACGCGGGCATCGCGGCGCCGAAGCCCCGCGGACCGGGCGACGGCCTGTTGCTGGCGGCCGTCGCGTTTACTTTGGCGGCGGCGGGTTGGCGCAGACGGCTGGCCCCGGTCCATGAAAAACCGTAACGCGGAGATCCATGTCCATAAAGCCGCGTCCATTCGAGTGGAATTATTGCGCCATGTGCGGCGCGGCGCTTTCTTTGTCTTCGGATGGTGAAAAGCCGCGTCCTTATTGTGCCGGCTGCAATCGTTTTTTCTACCGGAATCCGTTGCCGGCCGTGTGCGCTATCATTACCCGCGGCGAAGAGTTGCTGCTGGTTCAGCGGGCCGTGGACCCCTGCCGCGGCCACTGGTCGCTGCCCGGCGGGTTTGTCGAACTGGGGGAAACCGCCGAGGATGCGCTTGTTCGCGAAATGCGCGAGGAAACCGCGCTCGAAGTGTCCGGTTTGTCCCTGGTGGGCGTCAGCACCCAGCAGAGCATCCATTACGGCGGGGTGATGGTTCTCGGTTATGCGGTCGGGAAATGGACCGGGGAACCCAAGCCCGATTCCGATGCGACCGACATCCGGTTCTTTGCGCCGGATGCCCGTCCCCCGTTGCCGTTTCCCGCCCACCGCGAACTGTTGGCCCTTTTCGACAAGCAATCAGGGAACCGGCTTCTTGCGTAGAAGAATGAGCGCGTGGCCGTTGCGCATCGGCCTGTGTTGCCTGGCATGCCTTGCCGCCACGATGGATGCACGCGGCGCAGACGATGGGCAGGCCGGCGCGTTCGGGCAGGCGCTGGATGCGCGAAAGGGGGCGATAGTCGTGCCGGCGTCGGCGGAATTCAGGGCGCTGCCGCTGACGATCGAATGCCGGGTGAGGTTGCTGGGCAAGGAGCAGTACAACATTCTCGTTGCCAATGAGCCAAAATCCTCGGCGACGCATTGGGAGATCTTCACGACGCCGGGCGATGGCGTTTTACACGCCTACGTGCCGGGCCGCATGCCGGATCACGTCCACACGAGCGCCGCCATTGCGGACGGACAGTGGCATTGGGTCGTCATGACGATAGAACCAAACCGCATCCGGCTATTCGTGGATGGCGTCGAAACGGCCGGCCAGGAATCCACTGTCGTCAATGACATGACGATCGAAGGGCCGCTGGCCATCGGAAGTCTGGCCGAGGGCGGGTTCGAATGCAACGGTCTCATTGACGAGGTGCGGATATCGAAAGTCTTGCGTTCGCCCGATGCGGTTCCCTCCGGGGAATTGTCCGCAGATGATTCGACCATAGGCCTTTGGCATTTCACGGCGGACGCACTAGGCAAGGACGCGTCGTCGTTATCACGCGACGGCCAACGGAAGGCGCGGCAGATCGCTTTTACGGACAGCGGCATCGAGATTCCCGGCGGCATGTCCGCGGACCTGCAACCGTTGCCGCCGGCGGAAGACGCGGCGCCGTTGCGCATGGCGGTGGCGAAACTGGCGGACCGCCTGAACCTGAAGAGCATCCGCGTCGAATCCATTCCGGACGCCGCGTTGCGCGAATGGAGTTACGATTTCGAGTGGATGGGCAAGAAGGAATACCCGGAACACCGGCCCGGCGGACCGGATGCGGAGAAACTGAAGCGCGAGGTCTACGATCCGCATGCCTTGATTTGGGAAAGCGACAACGGGCCGTTGGGAACCGTGCTACGCCGCGCCGGGGCGCTGGCGGATGCGCTCGCGGACGATTCGCCATGCCGGGCGGATCTGCAAGCCTTGCGCGACTCGGCGCCCGCGCCGGGAACGGACGGGTATAAACCGCACTACCTTGCGGCTTGTGCGATTCGCCGCCAACTCGCACTGGGCAATCCGCTGCTGGATTTCGACGCGATCCTCTTCGTCGCGCGCGGGACTTTCGAGGGGTCGGTGCGTTCCAATCCCGAAACCGCCGATCCGCAGGGAGGCCATTTCGTCACGCAGTATTTCGGCTTCAACGCGCTGCCCGGCGGCGGACTCTTCATCGTGAAAAACTACAAGACGCAGCCGGAAATCGTGAATGTGCTGGCCGATTCCGTTGTCGGGAATGGACGGCTCAAGGGCCGCAAACTCGATTACGGCGCCTTCGCCACACCGGACCTGTCGTTCGACGGCCGGACGATCGTGTTCGCATGGACCGAAAACAGCGAGCACAAGTGGATTCAATCGAAAAAGACCTGTTTCCACCTGTTCAAGGTCAACGTGGACGGGTCGAATCTCGTGCAGTTGACCGACGGCGCGTACAACGATTTCAGCCCGTGCTGGCTGCCGGACGGCCGCATCGCGTTCGTGTCGGAACGGCGCGGCGGCTACATCCGCTGTTTCGCGGCCTATCTGAAGGTCCGCAGCTACACGCTGTTTTCGATGAACGCCGACGGTAGCGACATTGTCCCGCTGAGTTACTTCGAGACCAGCGAATGGAATCCGTCGGTCAACAACGACGGCCAACTTGTTTATACCCGATGGGACTACGTGGACCGCGAGAATTGCCTCGGCACGCGATTCTGGATCAGCAATCCGGACGGCACGAATCCGCGCGCACCGCACGGCAATTATCCGCATCCGTATCACACGTTCCCGGATCATCAACCGTGGAAGGTCGAGAATGGCCGCGAATGGGACAGCCGTTTCGGCGCGCCGCTGGTCGAAATGAGCATTCGCGCGATCCCGGATTCGCCGCTCTATATTTTCACCGCCGCGCCGCATCACGGATCGATTTACGGATCGCTCTGCATGCTCGATCTGCGCCGGGAAGACGACGGCCACATGAACCAGATCCGGCGTGTCACGCCCGACGAGCCCTTCCCGGAAACGGAGATGCCCGGCCGACGCCATT encodes:
- a CDS encoding NUDIX hydrolase → MSIKPRPFEWNYCAMCGAALSLSSDGEKPRPYCAGCNRFFYRNPLPAVCAIITRGEELLLVQRAVDPCRGHWSLPGGFVELGETAEDALVREMREETALEVSGLSLVGVSTQQSIHYGGVMVLGYAVGKWTGEPKPDSDATDIRFFAPDARPPLPFPAHRELLALFDKQSGNRLLA
- a CDS encoding LamG domain-containing protein, whose amino-acid sequence is MRRRMSAWPLRIGLCCLACLAATMDARGADDGQAGAFGQALDARKGAIVVPASAEFRALPLTIECRVRLLGKEQYNILVANEPKSSATHWEIFTTPGDGVLHAYVPGRMPDHVHTSAAIADGQWHWVVMTIEPNRIRLFVDGVETAGQESTVVNDMTIEGPLAIGSLAEGGFECNGLIDEVRISKVLRSPDAVPSGELSADDSTIGLWHFTADALGKDASSLSRDGQRKARQIAFTDSGIEIPGGMSADLQPLPPAEDAAPLRMAVAKLADRLNLKSIRVESIPDAALREWSYDFEWMGKKEYPEHRPGGPDAEKLKREVYDPHALIWESDNGPLGTVLRRAGALADALADDSPCRADLQALRDSAPAPGTDGYKPHYLAACAIRRQLALGNPLLDFDAILFVARGTFEGSVRSNPETADPQGGHFVTQYFGFNALPGGGLFIVKNYKTQPEIVNVLADSVVGNGRLKGRKLDYGAFATPDLSFDGRTIVFAWTENSEHKWIQSKKTCFHLFKVNVDGSNLVQLTDGAYNDFSPCWLPDGRIAFVSERRGGYIRCFAAYLKVRSYTLFSMNADGSDIVPLSYFETSEWNPSVNNDGQLVYTRWDYVDRENCLGTRFWISNPDGTNPRAPHGNYPHPYHTFPDHQPWKVENGREWDSRFGAPLVEMSIRAIPDSPLYIFTAAPHHGSIYGSLCMLDLRREDDGHMNQIRRVTPDEPFPETEMPGRRHYKYGTPWPLNGDFYLCNVWENLALVDRFGNKEVLCDLRSMPCAQDERLRLVNPIPLRARAAPPVIPPKVRAKSNENAPSATIAVMNVYDSDLPFPEGVRIQWIRVVQNIPKTNHAMGEPMIGYERENTPRIPLGIVPVEEDGSAFFEAPVAKQLIFQALDENFMAVQSMRSSAFVHPGERLTCAGCHEKTQSAPQRETKPLALRRPPSKLQPECGPVEPVSYYRQIKPIFDGKCLPCHREKNKGPQDMSYEALKEGYTFWFSGAMFTDMTTAYSGIHGGSRTIPGRFGARACAIGQAMLSETHRKNVSPEDRHQVIQWLDCNSLRLGSYIREAAQLKGELVWPCMDVDPANVQGIDGTEPGLKHNFWHENTYGPHTVLFSEHAHDRIGILNKAGEIVWEYSMPHPQDVWMLPNGHILAAYYQGVREITRDKEIVWEYRTEKPNEIPNCQPLPDGNVMIGIVGECRLIEVNPKGEIVHQVQLSTTEKTPHAQFRFCRKTPEGTYLVPFTAEGAVREYDRDGNVIREFPHRPMPVCALRLENGNTLISADRAVTEYDRDGNVVWELREHDIPDIEIGAPAGIHRLDNGNTLVCNWNTRDTGDKNGAHILEVTDDKRVVWQVTGTHIGQVAQCRILAEE